From one Candoia aspera isolate rCanAsp1 chromosome 17, rCanAsp1.hap2, whole genome shotgun sequence genomic stretch:
- the LOC134506496 gene encoding intelectin-like protein yields MKPWALLSLLLAVSAGDQPSCSRSCNSKTNKLEKSEADSPCFWEHPDPDSCRDIKDSNADAADGLYFLTSEDGEVYQTFCDMSTRGGGWTLVASVHENNIFGKCTVGDRWSSQQGNDAKYPDGDGNWSSNTTFGSAIAATSDDYKNPGYYALQAQDISIWHVPNNSPMKRWRDASILRYHTEKGFLAEEGGNLLRLYQKYPVKYNAGTCLANNGPAIPVVYDAGDAQKTSEYYSPHGRGEFTAGFVQFRVFNNEKAAMALCSGIKVTGCNTEHHCIGGGGYFAEGPPHQCGDFTGFGWDGYGTHRGWSVSKAMVDSTVLIFYR; encoded by the exons ATGAAGCCCTGGGCTCTTCTGTCGCTGCTCCTGGCTGTCTCCGCAGGAGACCAACCTTCGT GCAGCAGGAGCTGCAACAGCAAAACCAACAAGCTGGAAAAATCTGAAGCAGATTCCCCCTGCTTTTGGGAACATCCAGACCCCGACAGTTGCCGAGATATCAAGGATTCGAATGCAGATGCTGCCG ATGGATTGTATTTCCTGACCAGCGAAGACGGTGAGGTCTACCAGACCTTCTGTGACATGTCCACCCGTGGAGGGGGCTGGACTTTGGTGGCCAGCGTGCATGAAAACAACATCTTTGGGAAATGCACCGTTGGGGATCGCTGGTCCAGCCAGCAAGGCAACGATGCCAAGTACCCCGACGGAGATGGAAACTGGTCCAGCAATACCACCTTTGGGTCAGCCATAGCAGCAACCAGCGATGACTACAAG AACCCAGGCTACTATGCTCTTCAAGCACAGGATATCTCCATCTGGCACGTTCCCAACAACAGCCCCATGAAGAGATGGCGGGACGCTTCCATCCTGAGATACCACACCGAGAAAGGCTTCCTGGCCGAGGAAGGGGGCAACCTTCTCCGGCTCTACCAG AAATACCCTGTGAAATACAATGCTGGTACCTGCCTAGCCAATAATGGCCCTGCCATCCCTGTTGTGTATGATGCCGGCGATGCCCAGAAGACTTCGGAGTATTACTCTCCCCACGGACGGG GTGAATTTACCGCTGGCTTTGTCCAGTTCCGAGTGTTTAATAATGAAAAGGCGGCCATGGCGCTGTGCTCTGGAATCAAAGTCACCGGGTGCAACACAGAACAT CACTGCATTGGGGGCGGCGGATATTTCGCAGAAGGACCCCCACACCAGTGTGGTGACTTCACAGGCTTTGGCTGGGACGGCTACGGGACCCACCGTGGCTGGAGCGTTTCCAAAGCCATGGTGGATTCCACTGTCCTGATCTTCTACCGCTGA
- the LOC134506497 gene encoding interferon-inducible GTPase 5-like — protein MAAKDEGNKISLTEEQIQELRTAFETGNFAQLAQRLQEAFRSLEDVRLNVGVVGESEGDKSTFINTFRDLCEEDEGAAPSGKVDANRTAVAHPHPKYPNVILWDLPNIGNADFDAKSYVEQMDVACYDFFLIIASQHFSAFHAQLAEKIKQASKDCYFVRSKVDADLESAHQNSPSSFSEIATLEKVREGCVQDLQAEQVTSPKIFLISNLLLSKYDFYLLGETIGKNLDLQKSHSFLLATPNISHRILQKKKDTMTEHLWLAALVACGIQTEAVPEISVECDVDLLIRTMQGFCLSFGLEEDSLRRTAQHVEQPFERLKALIRSPLAPAITKGRVVELLIQAASKAPRLPKQLVPMATARLAPFYK, from the coding sequence ATGGCAGCGAAGGATGAGGGCAACAAAATTAGTCTAACTGAAGAACAAATCCAAGAACTCAGGACTGCCTTTGAGACAGGGAATTTTGCTCAGCTGGCGCAACGCCTGCAAGAAGCTTTTCGCTCGCTGGAGGACGTCCGCTTGAACGTGGGAGTCGTTGGAGAGTCCGAAGGAGACAAATCAACCTTCATCAACACCTTTCGGGACCTCTGTGAGGAAGATGAAGGGGCAGCTCCTTCTGGAAAGGTGGATGCCAATAGAACTGCTGTGGCTCATCCACACCCCAAGTATCCCAACGTAATCCTCTGGGATCTGCCCAATATTGGGAACGCAGATTTCGATGCCAAAAGTTACGTAGAGCAGATGGATGTGGCCTGCTAtgacttctttttaattattgCCTCTCAGCACTTCAGTGCCTTCCATGCTCAGCTGGCTGAGaagatcaagcaagcaagcaaagactgCTATTTTGTCCGCTCCAAAGTGGATGCAGATCTAGAATCGGCCCATCAGAACAGCCCATCCAGCTTCAGTGAGATTGCCACGCTGGAGAAGGTCCGGGAAGGCTGTGTGCAGGACCTTCAAGCTGAGCAAGTGACGTCCcccaagatcttccttatttcCAACCTTTTACTCAGCAAGTATGACTTCTACCTCCTGGGAGAGACTATTGGGAAGAACCTGGACCTACAAAAGAGCCATTCTTTCCTCCTTGCCACCCCCAACATCTCCCATCGCATCCTGCAGAAGAAGAAGGACACGATGACCGAACACTTGTGGCTGGCTGCTCTGGTGGCCTGTGGGATCCAGACGGAAGCTGTCCCAGAGATCTCAGTGGAGTGTGACGTGGACCTGCTCATCAGGACCATGCAAGGTTTCTGCCTCAGCTTTGGCCTGGAAGAGGACTCCTTGAGGAGGACCGCCCAACACGTGGAGCAGCCCTTTGAACGGTTGAAAGCCCTAATTAGGTCCCCACTGGCTCCTGCAATCACCAAAGGACGCGTGGTGGAGCTGCTCATCCAAGCAGCCAGCAAAGCCCCCAGGCTGCCCAAGCAGCTTGTCCCCATGGCCACAGCCAGGTTGGcccctttttataaataa